The Fibrobacter sp. genomic sequence CTCCGTGCTGATGACGACCACTGGAAGGAAATCCTCGACAACCACGACTGGATGGTCGATACCGACGAATTCCTCGCTTGGTTGAAGAAGACCGGCTCCAACGCTATGTTCACCGTGAACTTCGGTTCCGGCACCGAACAGGAAGCTGCTGCATGGGTTAAGCATACCAACATCGACAAGAAGGCCGGCATCCTTTACTGGGAAATCGGTAACGAAGTCTACGGTAACTGGCATCCGTACTATGAAAAGTATGGTAAGGACGGCGGTACCATCTATGGTAAGCGTGCTCGCAAGTTCATCGAAGCTATGAAGAAGGTTGACCCGACCATTAAGGTTGCTGTGCTCGGCGTTCTCGATGGCGAATGGAACGACAACGTTCTCCGTGAAACTGGCGACATTGCCGACGGTATCATTGTTCACCACTATCCGCAGCACTACGGTGAAGAAAACGACTTCGCTATGCTCTCCGCTCCGCAGGACCTCGTTCCTATCTACAGCCGTCTCCACAAGATGGTTGACAAGTGGACCAAGCATTTCAATAAGGACAAGAAGTTCGAACTCTGGCTCACCGAATGGAACTCTGTTGACTTCAACCCGGGTCCGCAGACCATCGCTCTCGAAAACGGTTTGTTCGTTGCTGATTACCTCGCTATGCTCGCAACTGAAAATGTTGACAACGCACAGTACTGGGATATCCATAACGACATCACTCCGGAAGGCGGTGACTACGGTTACCTGACCCGTTCTGCAGAAGAATGCATGAACTGCCCGCGTCCCAGCTACTGGGCATTCCAGATGGCTTCTGACGCTCTCCGCGGTAAGCTCCTCAAGACCACCATCTCTGGTGACAAGGAATCTCTCCTCACCACTTACTACACTGAAAATGGTAAGAAGAAGAGCCTCCTCGTGATCAACAAGAGCCCCTACAGCGATTACGAATTGAAGCTTGATATTCCGGGCTTCAAGGGCAAGGCTAAGATGCAGACTTTGGACAAGACCTCCGAAAAGCTGAAGGCTGGCTTCGAAAACGATCCGGCTAAGAAGGCTAAGTCTGTTGATCTGTCCAAGCCGGTCAAGGTCGGCAAGCGTACCGTCAACCTCATCGTTGTCGAATAATAACGCGAATGTCATTCTGGAACCCCGTCAGGGGCGATAGAATCCATTAAAAGAATCCCGCTGAGTTAACTCTCGGCGGGGTTCTTTTTTTATCAAAAAATGCATCATTGCTCTTTTTTTTTCTTACATCACGTTTTTTTTGTTGCACAATGGTAAACTTTTTTATAATTTTGGCTCGGGTTAAACGAATGTGATGCTTATCACGTTTGTAGATTAGGAGGTTTAAGCTTGTTTTCGCCATTTGGGCAACAAGGTTTTCTTCCTTAAATTTTGGTGTTTGTTCGGATTTTGGCATGCCTCGGATAGGGACGCCTGTTTGTTGTATGCATAAAATTTTGACGCTAGGCTTATCGGGTTGTTAGGGGGTCCGGTTAGGAGTGTTGGTTAGGAGACCACAAAAAGCGGCGTAGCCTTTGGGGGCTGCGTCGTCTTTTGTTATAATTTGAATGGTTTGTGTTAGGGAAAGTTTATGTCCAAGAAAAACAAGAATGATATTCCTTGTGTTGAGGAATCATTTGACGAAATGAATCCCGTCGGTCCGTTCAAGTGTCGCCATTGCGGAGAAAAGAGCGAATATTCCTACGACAAAACCTCCAGTATGTATGGCAGCCCTTTGGTTGTCTGTTCCCAATGCAAAAGTGAACAGCTTGTCCTTGGACGTATAGAGCCTGCTTTGTATGATAAGTTTCGTTACATAACAAACTATAAGGTTCACGGCTTGGTTCTATTGTTTTCGTTGTTGGGTGGCGTGGCCGCGTATTTTCTGTATCGCAAGGTTCCTGGTTACGATGACCTTGCTGTGTGGATCATATGCTGTATTCCAACACTGTTTTCTTTTGCGGTGTTGTCGTTGCTTGATGTTTGGAAGAGTGAAAAAAAGAGAGGGGCGGTGACCATTCTTAAAAAATCTCAGGCACGCATGAAGAATCCAGACTATGTGAGAATGCTGCTGGACTTGGGTCATGAAGTTCCACGAAAACTCTGGCCAAAGGATTACAAACCCAAGCCCATATTCAAAAAGCAGAAGCCAACGTTTGTGAAGCAATAAAAAAAGACCTCACTTTCGTGAGGTCTTTTTAATTGTTTGGATCCTATCGGTCGCGCTGCTCCCTCCAGGATGACGATTGAGGACGCCGATCAGGATGACGTTGGCGAAGCCTAAGGTTTCTAACCTCGAGCCTCAAGCCTCGTGCCTCGAGCCTACTTCTCCAACTTGAAGAACACAGCGCCCAGGGGTGGAACCTGTACGTTCATGCTCTGAGCGCGGTTCTGCCACGGGATCTGTTCGGTCTGGACTTCGCCGCAGTTGCCCACGTTGGAGCCACCGTAGATGCTTGCGTCGGTGTTGAAGATTTCCTTCCACTTACCGGCGGTAGGTGCACCCAGGCGGTAGTCGTTGCGGACCACCGGAGTGAAGTTGAATACGCAGAGGATTTCGTTGCCGTGGTCATCCTTACGGACAAAGCTTACGATGGAGTTGTCGGCGTCATCGCACCAGATCCATTCGAAACCGGTATGGTAATGGTCAATTTCCCAGAAGGGGGCGTTGTCCTTGTAGATGTGGTTCAAGTCCTTCATCATGGCGAGGATCTTGCCGTGGCTATCCCAGCTGACCAGGTGCCAGTCCAGGGAGCGCTTTTCGCACCATTCACGGAACTGACCGAATTCGTTGCCCATGAAGTTCAGCTTCTTGCCCGGATGTGCGTACTGGAAGGCGTAGGTCAAACGGAGGTTTGCAAACTTCTGCCAGTTGTCGCCAGGCATCTTGCCCAGCATGGAACCCTTGCCGTGAACAACTTCGTCGTGGCTGAACACCTGGATGAAGTTTTCGGAGTAGGCGTACACCATGCTGAAGGTGAGGCTGTTGTGGTGATACTTACGATGAATGGGCTCGTGCTGGATGTAGCTGAGGAAGTCGTTCATCCAACCCATGTTCCACTTGTAGTGGAAGCCCAGGCCGCCCTGTTCTGGCGGACGGGTGATGCTGGGGAAGCTGGTGGATTCTTCGGCAATGAGGATGCCGTGGGGAGCCAGGCGGCCCATCACAGAATTCAGGTGCTTCAGGAATTCAAGAGTTTCGTAGTTGATGTTGCCGCCGTCCTTGTTGGGAACCCATTCGCCGGGGCCCTTACCGTAGTCAAGGTACAGCATACTTGCAACGGCGTCGACGCGGAGGCCGTCGCAGTGGAATTCCTTGAGCCAGTACATTGCATTTGCAATGAGGAAGTTCTTGACTTCGTTGCGGCCCAGGTTAAAGATGTAGGTGCCCCAGTGGGGGTGTTCGCCCTGGCGGGGGTCTGCGTGTTCATAGCAGGCGGTACCGTCGAAGCGGCCAAGGGCGTGGGCGTCCTTGGGGAAGTGTGCGGGAACCCAGTCGATGATCACGCCGATTTCGTTCTGGTGGCAAAGGTCCACGAACTTGCGGAACTGGTCGGGAGTGCCGTAGCGGCTGGTGGGGGAGTAGTAACCGGTGACCTGGTAACCCCAGGATTCGTCCAGCGGGTGTTCGGCCAGAGGCAGGAATTCCACGTGGGTGTAGCCCATTTCCTTCAGGTAAGGAATGAGGGTTTCTGCCAGTTCTTCCCAGTTCAAGAAACGGTCCGGATCTGCGGGGTCGCGGCGCCAGGAGCCGGCGTGGACTTCGTAGATGTTCATGGGGCTGCCAAACACCTTGGTTGCGGTGTGGGTCCACATGTACAGGTCGTCGCCCCATTCGTAACCATCCAGGTGGGTGGTGATGGAGGCTGTTGCCGGGCGCACTTCAGAAAGCTTTGCCAGCGGGTCCACCTTTACGTGGAGGTTGCCATCGGCGCCGTGGATTTCGAAGCGGTAAAGTTCGCCTTCGCCCAGGTTCGGGATAAAGATTTCCCAAATGCCGCTGGAGCCAAGCATGCGCATCTGGTGGCGGCGGCCGTCCCAGCTGTTGAAGTTACCGATGACGGATACGGCCTGTGCGTTAGGAGCCCATACGGCGAAGTGGATGCCCTTGAAGCCCTGGTGTTCCACCAGGTTGGCGCCCAGCTTGCGGTAAAGTTCGTAATGGGTGCCGCTGGCAATCAGGTGACGGTCAAAGTCAGAAAGCACCGGCAGGAATGCATAGGGGTCGGTAACGGTGTATTCGTTGCCATCGCCCTGACGAATGTTCAGGTTGTAGAAGAACGGTTCGTATTCCTTGTCCAGGATTGCTTCGAAGAAACCGGTGTCGCCAATCTTAACAAAGTCAAATTCAAATTCACCGTCGCAGGATTCACCGGTGATATAGGAAGCCTGGGGCTGGTAGGTGCGGATAACGGTCTTAACGCCCTTGTCCGTGTTCAGCGGATGAATACCTAGGATCGAAAACGGATCCTTGGTGCCGAAATTCCAAATAGCCTGCATGTCTTCCGACGTCAAACTGGTAAAATCATTCCATTCCATAATAAAACTCCTGGGCGAAACTCGGTCTACCAAATAGGCTGGTTTTACCCATATATTCTTTTGTAAATATAAGTAAAACTATTTTTTTGTGCGAAAAATTCTAAAAAAATAAATCAAAAAAATGACTCTTTGTCATTTGCCTCGTACCTGGAACCTGGAGCCTGGAGCCTTGATCCTGGCGCCTCGAACCTGACCTTAATTACTATCTTTTTTTTCGTATGAATAAGCGTGTTTTGACTATCCAGGATATTTCTTGTTTTGGCCAGTGTTCCTCCACGGTTGCTTTGCCTATTGTTTCCGCTTGCGGTATCGAATGTGCTGTACTTCCGTCGGCTGTGCTCTCCACCCATACAGGCCGTTTTAAGGGTTATACTTTTAGGGATTTGACCGACGACCTGTTGCCGATCCGTGATCATTGGGTAAAGGAAGGAATCAAGTTCGATGCCTTCTATACAGGCTATCTTGGAAGCGTTCGCCAGGTGGATATTGTCCGTGAGATTATGGCAACCACCGGCAATGAAGGCGCGCTCCGTATTATTGATCCGGTTCTCGCAGATGCGGGTAAGCTTTATGCCGGTTTCGACCTGAATTTCGTGGAAGCCATGAAGCGCCTCTGTGGTGAGGCCGATGTCCTTTTGCCCAATATTTCCGAGGCTAGCTACCTGACCGGTTTGCCCTATACCGAAGAATACGACCGTGCCTATATTGCAGAACTGTGCAAGCGTTTGTGCGCCCTGGGAACCAAGTGCGTCGTCATGACTGGCATTGGTTTCCGTGATGGTTATACGGGCATTGCTGTTTACGAAGACGGCGAACTGAAGCACTACGAACATAAGAAGGTTTCCATGTGGTGCCACGGGACGGGCGATATCTATGCATCTGCCATCACGGGCTGCCTAATGAGAGGGAAGACCATCATGGAAGCCGTAAAGATTGCAGCCGACTTCACCTTGAAGGCCATCGAAAATACAGTAGACGTCGCCGACGAGCATTGGTATGGCGTTCGATTTGAAACCGCCCTGCCCACGCTGGTAAATTCCTTGACTGAGTAGAAACGATAATCGTCATCCTGAGCAACGCGAAGGATCCACTGCGAGGAAATATGGAAATACTGATGAATGAAAACGTGAACCCTGAACATCATGAACAGATTTTCAAGGTCACTCCCGAAATGATCGACGACAACCACCATTTCAACAACGTGTGGTCCGTCAAGTGGATCCAGGATATCGCCATTGCCCATTCCGAAAAGTGTGGCGGAACCGCCTACATGCGCGAACTTGGTGCCGGCTGGATGGTCCATACCCAGCATGTGGAATACAAGAACCAGGCTTTCCTCGATGATGAAATCAAGGGAATCACCTGGGTGGATTCCTGCAGCCGTGTGGTATCTGTTCGTCGTAGCCGTTTTGAACGTGTTTCCGACGGCAAGGTAATTTTTGAATCTGAAACCCATTGGGTGCTGGTGGATATGAAACGTGGCCGCCCCTTGGCCATTCCCGACAAGATGAAAGCACTGTACGGTGTGTAACGTCATCCTGAGCGAAGCGAAGGATCCAGTGAATTTTAAGACCCTCAGTGAAAAAGCTTTTTTTATAATTTTGATATATGTCTAGCATTATTGAATACAAGGGCAAAAAGCCCATCCTTGGCGAACGTGTGTTTGTTGCCGAAGGTGCCCGCCTCATTGGTGATGTGGAAATCGGTGACGATTCCTCCGTGTTCTACAATGCGGTAATTCGTGCTGACTTGGCTGAAATCCGTATTGGCAAGCGAACCAATATTCAGGACAACGTATCGGTACATTTGGCGACGGATGCCGGCGTTCATATTGGTGACGATGTGACCATTGGCCATAATGCCGTGGTTCATGCCTGCGATATTGAAGACAATGTCTTGATCGGTATGGGTGCAATCGTTATGGACGGAGCACTCATTCGCAAGAATTCTGTGGTGGCCGCAGGTGCCTTGGTGCCCCAGGGCAAGGAATATCCCGAGGGAAGCCTCATTGTTGGCACTCCCGCCAGGGTTGCCCGCCAACTTACCGACGAAGAAATTCGTAAATTTCATGAAGGTGTGCTGCACTACATTGAAATCAAGGATGAACTCCTAAGTGTATAAATTTGTTTTTCTCATAAACCCCATTAGCGGTGGAGCCCAAGGCAAGGTGATTTACCAGTTCTTGCCCGAGATCATGGCGTCGCTTAATTACAGCGATGACCAGTGGAAGGCTGAATTCACCGTTCACGAGGGAATGGAAGAACAAATTCGTGGTGCTTTGGCCAGTACCGAAACCCTAATCGCCGTAGGTGGCGACGGGACTGTTTCTGCTGTACTTTGCCAGTTGATGAATTCTGAATATGCCAAGTCCGTAAAGATTGGCCTGATTCCCTTGGGAACCGGTAACGATTTGGCCCGTGTTTTGAACTTGTACAAACCTTATGTGGATAAGGGGTTGCTGTTCCTGGTGCGTCGCTTGTTGCAGGCGGAGGCCCGCCCCTTTGACATCTGGAAGGTAAACGACAAGATTGCCTTTGCCAACTATTTCTCCGGCGGTATCGACGCTCGAATCGCTCATGACTTTAACCGCGCCCGCTCTGAAGGCAAGTTTAAGTCCAGCTCTGTGGTGGCAAATAAGGTTCAGTACGTCAAGAGCTTTTTTGCAGATCGTAAATACAAACTGATGCCGTCTAAGGTTTCTTATGTGAGCCGCCACGGCGACACCCGCCATCTGGATATTTCCGGATACCGCACCGTGATTGTGGGCAACATTCCCAGCTTTGCAAGCGGAACAAATCCTTTCTACAAGTCAGACATGGCCGATGGCCTGCTGGAGGTGGTTTGCGTTCGCAACTTGGCCCAGTTCCTGCTGGCATTTGCCCTAGGCACCGTGCCTGTGCTTGGAACTTTGGTGAAACGCTGGTGCCTCAGAACCCATAAGGTAAAGTCCCTGAATTTTGAATTTTCGGATAACGAATTTCTGCAGCTTGATGGTGAAGACCTGAGTGGAAAGGTTGGAAACCAGGTGAAGATTGATTACGCTTGCAGAGTCCAGATTCTTGCCCTGGGGGAATGATGCATTCCGTTAAATTGCAAGAAATATTGCAAGAATGTGCGCAAGGAAATGTCATCCAGAGCCCTGCCGCTTCCGTCATTCTGAGTCCCGAAGGGATGAAGAATCCAGTGCTTTCCGGTTTTGCTTCTTTAGAAAAGGCTGGTCCTACAGACGTCAGCTTTTGGACCGGTAACCTCAAGAGCATTACTGGTGCAAACGGATTTTCTGCCGCAGATTTGGCAGAATGTGAAGCCGGTGTTTTGTATTTCCCTGCAGAAATGGTAAAGGACGGGAATGTGGATGAAATCCGCAAGATTTTCCCGAAAGTAAGGAACCTCGTGCCGGTGGAAAATCCTTACCATGCCATGGTCTGCTTTCTGGAAAAGTACGGTTCCCGTCTGGTGGAAATGCCTCGGGACGCCTCGGACATTCCGGTTGCGCAGATTGATCCCTCTGCAGAAATTGGCCCCGGCTGTGTGGTAATGCCCGGCGCCGTAATTGGTGCCCGCTGCCGCCTGGAAGCAAACGTAGTGATTTACCCCAACGTTGTGGTGGGGGAGGGCTGCATTTTTCAGGCAGGCGTTGTTGTGGGTAGCCGCGGTTTTGGTTTTTACGAATATCAGGGCAAGCGCCGTATGGTTCCGCACCTGGCTGGGGTCCGTATCGGCAATAACTGCAGCTTTGGCGCAAATACTGTTGTGGCCGCAGGTTTTATTTCGCCTACCACCATCGGGAACGATTGCCATTTGGATGCCATGGTGCAAATCGGACACAACTGCGTTCTAGGCAATAACATTTACATGGCCGCACAAACTGCATTAGGCGGCACCACCATCGTGGAAGATGACGTGAACATCGCTGGCGGCGCAAAGGCTGCAGGCCACCTCACCATCGGTCGCGGCGCCATCGTCACCGCAAAAGCCGGCGTCACCAAGAGCGTTCCCGCAGGCCGCACCGTAGCAGGATTCCCCGCCATCGACGCTGACGTATGGCGCAGGCAAATGGTGGAACTCCGCATGATGGCAAAAAAGCATTTGAAAAAGTAAAAACGCATTGGGGGTGGGGCTTCTCAAGTCTATTTTATCATCTCCAATAATTGCTCTTTCGTCAAAAACTCTAAAACAGAAAAAGCCGTCAGTTGCTTGCCCAAGTCGTTGATGGACGCACCTACATGATAGACTGTTTCATCTACGATGATAAAACGGTCGTGTACATCACGAATATTCAGGACCTGTACGGTGGGGTTTTGACGGTTTAATAGATTCTCTTCTTCTTTCATTGTGCGGGTGACTCGTGCAGAATAGACAAATCCCTTTACTCCTGCAGACTTTTTTGCCAGGAGTCGTAGAGTCCTGTCGTCTGCATAGGGATCGATGATAATGATTTCCTGTTTTGCTGAACGGACGAGCTGGGCTGCGAATTCGTAGCCGCTCCACCAGGATTTCGCAGGAATTGCGCCTTCTGTGGGAGGCGTGCTTAGCTTGACAAAGAAATCTACTTGCTTTTCGAGAGCATCAAGCCGATTGTCATGAGATTGTAGATGGTTCTCGTGATTGACTAGCTGCTGGTCAATGCGTTGCTCGGAAAGCATCAAGCGCTGGTTTATACTGTAGCCTTTGAGAAGGTGGTCCTTAAGGACTTGGTTTGCCCAGCGACGAAAAAGGGTTGCATTTTTGCTATTTACCCTATATCCGACGGATAATATCGCATCAAGATTGTAGTATTTCGTTTCGTAAACCTGTTGGCTTGCGTTACCCATATGTTCCAAAACGGAACATGTGCTATGTTCATCTAGTTCCTGAGATGCGTAGATGTTTTTTAAGTGTTTTGTAATTGCGGGTCGTTTTGTGCCAAATAGCTCTGCAATTTGAGCCTGCGTCAGCCAGACGGTTTCGTTTTCGAGACGGACTTCAAGATGCAACTCGCCATCGGTGTGGTAGGCGATGATTTCACCTTTTTCGGGCGTTTTTTCCAGTTGATTTTCCATCGGATACTCCGAGGAACGCATTTCCCATGATGCGAGGAAACTCGCGGGCCCCTGTCGGGGGATGTATAAAAGGTCGGTGTTTCCGACTGATGGAAATGTACTAAAAGGCGGATGTCAAATGGTGACATTTTACGAATTGTTTGGAAATAATTATTTTTGATGGGTAGTTTAGGAGGTTTTATGAAATTCTTGGGAATGTTTGCAAAGGGTTTGACTTTTGCTGCTGTGGCTGGCTTGATGTTTGTTGGCTGCGGTAGCGAAGGTGGAACGAGTGCTAATGACGATGAATATTCCAGTAGCTCTGCAAAGGTGTCGTCTTCAAGTCATTGCGAGGAGTGCAGCGACGAAGCAATCGAAAGCAGTTCCTCCTCTAGCGCAAAGTCCAGTTCGTCATCCTGGAGCAGCGAAGCTGCGATAGGATCCAGCTCTTCTTCAACGCAGAAGTCGAGTTCTTCGATTGCCACGAACTCTTCGAGTTCTCGCAATGACAATAGCGGCTCTTCTAGCTCCGCCAAGAGTAGCAGCTCTGTGAAGATTTCCAGCAGTAGCGAATATGTGCCCTTTGATCATATTCTGCCGTTGGGATATATGTGGCAGGATGGTGCTTATAAACGATTTACCGATGAACGAAATGGCCGCAGCTATTACTACATCACTATTGAAGGTAAAACACCAGGTGGCGTTGATGCTTCTGTAACTATCATGGCTGAAAACCTGAATATCGGTACCATGGTTAATGGTGAAAACGACCAGAACGATGACGATGTCATCGAACGTTATTGCTACAACAACGACACTACCAAATGCGACGAATTTGGCGGACTTTACCAGTGGGCCGAAATGATGGCCTTGCCCAGTCGCTGCAATACTGAAAGCTGCGCAGATTTGATTGAAAATAAACATCAGGGAATCTGCCCCGATGGTTGGCGTTTAATGACTTATAGGGATTTCTACATCGCTTGGCATGCCAAAACTAATACAGATGGTATTGCTGGTGTTCGCTCTAGCTGGGGGTTCACAGGCTCAAATGAATCCGGACTTTCCCTTACCGGTGCTGGTATTAGAAAAAATGGAGCTTTTAATAAATTGAAAGAATTCGTGTCATGGTATTATCCCACGGAATATTCTGAAGATGCAACCAAAGCCCTTTATGAATATGTTTCAACAACGGATCATTCTCCTACAGGAAAAGGCAGAGACGTAAAAACCTATGGTGTTTCCGTCCGTTGTGTAAAGGTGGAAAACGCCGCTGAATAATAATTTCCCTCTTGTCATCTTTTGACAACTAGACTTTTGTAGTTTTATTCCTGACAGACAAAGGTTGGGGTCGAAAGACCCAACAAGCCGTATTTACTTATATCGAATCCGTTAAGGATCCTTATGGGTAATGCGGCTTTTTTTATATCCGAACAAAAATAAATATTCAATAAATTTGTTGATTTATAATAAAATTTCTTGAATGCAGAAAAAGAAAAACTATATTCATGTATGAAGTTTAACGATATCTGTAGGTATGCTATTCAAAGAGGTTGGGTTCTAAAAAGAATCACAGGTTCTCATCATCAGTTCGTGAAGCCTGGACATAGAACCGTTCCCATCCAGAAACATTCTAAAGAGATTGTCGGGGACTATTTGAAACGAATCTTGAAACAGTTGGATCAATAGGGGCATTAAATGATTTACGCTTGTAAAATAGAGAAGGATAAGGACATGGGTTACGTTGCCAGTTTTCCGGACCTTCCCAATGTAAATGCTTTTGGGGCTTCTATAGGTGAAGCCTTGGCTATGGCAAAGGAAGCCATGGATGGTGCTTTTGAATGTGATTTGGATTTGGGGTTGACCTTTGTTTATCCAAAGACTGAACCCAATGAAAAGAAGGGCTTGTATGCGGTCGAGTTGTCGCCGAAGATAGAGGTCGCTTACAAAATCTTTGAAGCACGTCGTGGTCAGACCAAGACTCAGGTTGCAAAGAAGGCTGGTATATCTCCTCAAGCTTATCAACGCTTTGAAACGCCGAAAGGATCTCCATCGGTGGAAACGCTTTATAAAATTGCTGCAGCCCTTGGAAAGAGGTTGGAAATTAATTTTGTTTAGATAAAAAACTATCTTTGCTCTTAAGTTATGACTAACGCTCAGCATTTTGAATTTGAATCTCCGTCCTTGAGTTATAAGAATGCCAAGGTAACGGTGGATGTTCTGGAAAGAGATCCCACCCACAAGCCTCGCGTGGTTTGGAGTGTGGATGGTCGCGAAGTTTACCGCACAGATCTCTGCAAGATTTTTTCTGACCTGAAGTTTAGCGCTGCCCGTACGGCGATTTATTCCTACGACGATGAAAGTCGTGCCCATGCGGTGGGGCTGAATGCTGGCGCTATTGCCAGCCCGGAACATTTGGCTCCCGTATTCTTGATGTGGCCTGGCCGCAGGTTTAACGTGAACTTGGTTCGCGCTGGTCAGAACGTCGCGGAAGTTCCCCTGATGGATGGCTCTGCAGCGCCCTTCTTCTATGGCTTGCGTCGTGCTGCCGGTGAACCTGAAGAAATTGTTTTCTATGACGCTCCCGTGAAGGCTGAGTGGGATTTGACTACCGTCGGCGATAATTCCCGCACTTTTGGCCATGTCCGCATTACCCCGGCTGAAACTTTTGAAGTGGAATATGTGGTGGACCGCAGCAAGGCTCGTGGCGATTCCTGCGACTTGCTGTCCGCCGCTTCCGTTTCCATCTATTCCCCGGAAAACCTGTTCCAGATTTTCATGGCCCGCACGTTCATTTCTGCAGAAGAATTTGAACAAGCTAAGGTGGCCGGATTGCTGGGCGGGGTAGATGAATCCTGCGGAATGTTGCTGAATTCCCTGGACGGGGCTGCAACATCCAAGGATTTTCGTGTGGCAAACGAACCTGCCATGCATAAAATACTAGATTTAATTGGCGATATCACATTTATCTGTCCGGCTCTTCCCAGAGTCAGAATCGAAATCACTAATGGTGGGCATGTTTCTCACCGACAAATCATGGAGAGGTTAATTCCCTATGTCTCTGCTGGACTCTTTGAAAAAATCTGATAAAGAAGGCGTTCTCTACGGCGAAGATGTTTGCCACGAAGTTCTTCCCCAGAAGTTCCCCTTTGCTTTCGTTGACGAAATCCTGGAACTGAACGTTGGTGATGGCACTGCTGAAAATCCGCCTTCTCTGGTGGGCCGTATGCACGTTACTGGCGAACAGGATTTCTTCAAGGGTCATTTCCCTGGCAATCCGGTGATGCCCGGCGTCATCCAGATTGAATCCATGGCTCA encodes the following:
- a CDS encoding UDP-3-O-acyl-N-acetylglucosamine deacetylase gives rise to the protein MTNAQHFEFESPSLSYKNAKVTVDVLERDPTHKPRVVWSVDGREVYRTDLCKIFSDLKFSAARTAIYSYDDESRAHAVGLNAGAIASPEHLAPVFLMWPGRRFNVNLVRAGQNVAEVPLMDGSAAPFFYGLRRAAGEPEEIVFYDAPVKAEWDLTTVGDNSRTFGHVRITPAETFEVEYVVDRSKARGDSCDLLSAASVSIYSPENLFQIFMARTFISAEEFEQAKVAGLLGGVDESCGMLLNSLDGAATSKDFRVANEPAMHKILDLIGDITFICPALPRVRIEITNGGHVSHRQIMERLIPYVSAGLFEKI
- a CDS encoding beta-hydroxyacyl-ACP dehydratase, with amino-acid sequence MSLLDSLKKSDKEGVLYGEDVCHEVLPQKFPFAFVDEILELNVGDGTAENPPSLVGRMHVTGEQDFFKGHFPGNPVMPGVIQIESMAQAATLLTMIAMEEKTVGKRPAFMGVENCRFRKAVIPPTDIILKVRLTDLRMARRGIFKYAGQVFIGEELVTEAEFSAAMV